Below is a window of Vibrio aerogenes DNA.
TGTCCTGATTTGTTGTGTGAATCATCCGGGAGCTGCTGACCGGTGATGAGGCGCACCACCAGCACGAGGAAGCGGTGACGTATCATCCCATTCTAAGTCACTTTCTGATCTGGATATATCTGGTTCCGCAAACCGCTCAAGCCATCCATGGGCACTTATCCAGATGATCAGTTTATTTGACAGATTGGTATCAGCAAGCATTCAGTCAGTGGATGAATCAGGAAAGGGGGCTATGGCGCCTGTCCCTGCAATTTCAATTTTTCCTGCTCTGTCAAAGTCTCCAGATAAGCGATCAGCATTGTTGAAACATGCTGTGCAAACGCACTGATTTCTTCTGTGGTTCGTGGTGCTTCTGAAAAACGCTTACCCACAGCACTGACAGTCATGCGTAATACGTTTGTTGCCATCGTTTGTGTTGTGCTGTCTGAAGCGGGCAGGATACCGGAAATGAAAGCTGAACAGACAGTTTGCATTTCGGCGCCAATGATGCCGGCTTCCGGTGAATCGCGGAATAAGGGGGCGGCATCACTGAGGGCCATTCTGATCTTCGCCTCGTCACATTCAGATTTGATGAATGCATAAACCAGCCGCTGAACTCTTACCGTATAACAAAGGGAAGTTTCTTCTAAGATCTGCTTCAGCATCGTGGCGGTTTCCTCCCATTCATCAGACTGAAGCCGGAACAGAATCGCAGCTTTATTGGGAAAGTATTGATACAGTGACCCCACACTCACACCAGCTCTTTCGGCAACACGGGCTGTTGTAAAGCGGGTAATGCCTTCATTTTCGAGCACTTGTACGGCGGCTTCAAGAATAGAGGCCACTAAATCTGAAGAGCGGGATTGTTGTGGTCTTTTTCTTGATTTCAGTTGCGGCTGTTTTGCTGTACTCATGGTGTCTCCTGAACCGATCAATAATGTGAACACTGAATGATGCATCTTTCATTATTGATGATTATTTTTTATATTTATCAATATCTTAATGTAAAAAATTCTTTGCCGGGAATGCGATTATTCAAATACTGCTATCCATCGTACTCTGTAATGCGACGAAAAGTTCGCATTTTAAATTACGACAGGAATCATGACTCATGGCAACTATAGCTTTATCCAAAACGGAAAAAGGATTATCCAAAACAGAAAACCGGCGGTTAATGTTACTGACTCTGATTTTGTTTGGTGCATATTTATGTGTTGCAATTTCATTGCCAATTGTCTCAGTCTTTGTGACCGGGCCGCTTGGACTGAATAATACGATGGCAGGTCTGGCGGTGGGAATTACTTTTTTCTCTTCGATTATCACCCGCGGTTATGCCGGGCGATTGTCGGACCGCTTGGGGCCTAAGCAGGCACTTGGACGGGGACTGGCATATTATGCGCTGGGGGCGTTGGTCTCACTGATCGCAGGTCTGTGTGTTTCAAATGTTTATTTATCCTACAGCATTTTACTGTGTGGACGATTGTTACTAGGCGTCGGTGGTAGTTTAGGCGGGGTTGGGATTATTGCGTGGAGTGTGGGAATTGCCGGACCATCAAGAAGCGGGAAAATACTGGCACTGCTTGGCGTTGCGATTTATGGCGCGCTGGCGTTTGGCGCGCCTGCAGGTCTGTGGGTCTGCAATACAGCCGGTTATACAGGGGCGATGATGATCAGCGCATTGCTGCCCTGTCTGGGATTATTGGCGATGTTACCTCTGACGGGGGTTGCACCTCATCCCGGAGCAAAGCAACCGTCTTTAAGGGTGATTTTGGGAGAAATATGGCCCTATGGATTGGTCGTCTGTTTGCAGGGGATCGGATTTGCAACAATTGGCGCGTTTTTCGTGCCTTACTTCATTGATCAGAACTGGGCAATGGCCGGGCTCGGGTTTACAGCTTTTGGCGGTGGCTTTGTCTTCATCCGGGTTGTGTGTGGGCATCTGCCGGATAAATTCGGAGGATTAGTCTTATCCGGCTATTCACTTTTGATTGAAAGCGCCGGACAGTATTTGATCGGGTACGCCACTTCTCCCCTTGAGGCGATTGCAGGCGCGTTTTTGACCGGTGTTGGCTGTTCACTGATTTTTCCTGCGATGGGCAGGGAAGTGGTGCAGCGTGTTTTACCCCAGTTCCGGGGCATTGCTCTGGGAGGTTTCTCTGCATTTCAGGACATTGCTTACGGACTGACCGGGCCTGTAGCCGGCTATTTCGCTGACGGTTACGGCTATAGTCTTGTTTTTCTCGCTGGTGGTGTTGCAGCCAGTGCCGGATGTGTGATTTCATTTTGTTTAAAGCGAAATAATCCGGCACCGGACAGTATGACTCACTGAATCCCGGATATATGCCATTGCCTGACTGAGATGTCAGACAAGCATGAGTCATGAGTGAAAAAACAGTGACAGAGAATTGTAAATTGGATATGGTTTGCCGGATACTGATATTTTGCACGTTTTCTGAGCTATTCCGTTTATGACTAAAACAATGACTGGTTATGTGACCTTTTTTCTATTCACTTTATTTCTTGGTGGCTGTACTTTTCATCCGGATAGTGTGCCTCTCTCTGATGCCGATTATTGTCAGACTTTGCCTGTTCACAAAGAGAAAGCATTGTCAGATTATACGCAGCCATTTCAGTCTGAAATGCAAGATAAAACCGGTGTTTATGTTTTGGAACACGGGGATGAAGCGATGCGATCCAGAGCATGGCTGACGGAGCATGCTGAGAAGTCCATTGATGTACAATATTTTATTTTCTCAGTCGATAAAGTGGGGTTGATAGCGACCGATTATTTAGTCCGGGCTGCCGATCGGGGGGTCAAAGTCCGGGTATTGATTGATGATATCACCCTGCAGGCCAGAGGGGATGAGCTATTGATGTTGTCTGCTCATGATAATATCGATATCAAAATTTTTAACCCGAAGCTGAATATCGGTAAAAACATGGCTGAAAAGCTGGCCACACTGGTTTTTGATTTTCAGGATTTGAACCGGCGGATGCATAACAAAGTCTTCATTGCCGATGATCAGGTGGCGATTACGGGAGGCCGCAACATCGCTGATGAATACTTCGGGCTTGATCCTGCATATGATTTCAGGGACAGGGATGTTTTTCTGGCCGGAAAAGTCGTCAAGGATTTAAAAGCCTCATTTGAAGAATACTGGCAATATGATTTGAGTGTGCCGGTGGAAAAACTGGTCAGACATAAATCTTATCCGCAGAATCCGGACTTTCCCCGTTTGCATGCTTTTGCCTGCAACCCTGATAATTTTTCGCCTCAGATCAGAGATGAGATTGAGAAAGTGCCTGCAACGTTTAAGAAGCTGAAAGAGCAAGGGAAGTTTCGCTGGCTGGATAATGTTGAATACATTGCTGATAAACCAAATAAAAATGATCGTAAAACGTTTCTCGGTGGTGGTGGCCGGACGCGGGATAAACTGGCGGAGCTGGCGGGAAACGCCCGGCATTCCCTGGTCATTCAGACACCGTATCTGGTCACGACGCGTTCGGATCGCGCGTTCCTGAAAAAGCTGATTGATAAAGGGGTTGATATTAAAATCCTGACCAATAGCCTTGCTTCTAACGATAATCTTGAGGCGTTCAGTGGCTATCAGCGTAACCGCAAGGCATTATTGAATACCGGGGTGGAAATTTTTGAATTCCGGCCCGATGCGAAGATCAGGAAAAGTGTGATAACGGATCATTCGTCAGAGAAATTCGATGTTGTGCCGGTGTTCGGATTACATGCCAAGACGATGACGGTAGATGATGAGATTACGGTCGTCGGGACTTATAATTTTGACCCGCGCAGCGCAAACCTGAATACGGAAAGTATTACGGTGATTCACTCTCCGGAAATTACTCAGGAAGTCAAAGCCTCAATGCTCAGAGAAATGGCTCCGGAGAATGCCTGGGCGATTACGCAAAGTTTTAATCCTGACCAGAAGGTGAGCCCGGCCAAGCGTCTGGGAGTGAAAATGCGCCGGATAGTTCCGAAAGGCGTGCTTTAACAGAGACCGTTTGTTCTTGCTTCACGTCCCTGATGGAACAGACTGTTTACGGGGCAGACAACTGAATGGGTGATGGTCAAAGATATTGATGATATTTCAGATAGAAAAAGCCGGAAGTTCTGATGCGGACAGGTTAGCACAAATCCAGTTGGCGGCTTTTGAACCTGACCGGAATGCTTGTGGCTCCGGTCCTCCGGGATATAACGATCCGGAACATCAGAGAAAAATGATATATCAGTATGAATATTATGTCGTGAAAGATTCCGGAGAGATTGTCGGAGGATTTTACTACCATATTCAGGGAAGCTGTCTTCATTTATTGCGGCTGTTTGTGGATCCTGAACATCAGGGAACGGGGGTTGGACAATGTGTGATTCAGTTTTTGACGACGTTGACTGATGTCCATCAGATCGTGCTGGAAACTCCGGATTTCAGTATTGCTGCACAACAATTTTATGAGCGTCGGGGCTTTGTTAAAAAAGAGACAATTTCTTATGGTGAGGCTCAGTCATTTTCATATCTGTTGGCTGTGTCTTGAAACAGGTTCTCTGCCGGTAACCCGGCAGAGCCATTCGTCAGATAAGCTGATCCGAAAGACGGTCAGCGGAAAAAAATTGGACTAAACGGATTGAGCAGCGTCGCAAGACCTGATGTGAAACGGAGTGGCGCATCGAGTAGCGTCAGACACAGACAATCCTGTTCAGCGGATGTTTTGGGCGTATGGATGTGATGATCATTCTGCAGAACAAAATCTCCCGGATAATAAGTTGCATGCTCATCATGGAACTCACCCGCCAGAACCAACGTAATTTCACTTCCCTGATGGGTATGCTGAGGCAGGCTGCTGTTACAGTCCATGTATATAAAGTTCATTTTACTCTGACCTCCGGTGGTGACATTTGCCCGTTTGATGTTGCCTGGCAAACGACTCCACGGACCAATATGACTTTCATGGCGTTTTAATGCCCGGGGAAGGCGGAAAGATTTATGGTTTACCTTCAGGAACTGTGTGTGCGTTTCTGCTGTTACTGTCTGGCACTCCGGGTCAACAGGTTTTACCGGGGTTTGCTTCAGAATCCCGGACAACATGTGAGTGAGTTCATCACTCAATGGCTCCGGGGCATTCTGCATCATTTGACGGGCCTGAATATTTTCATAATCTGTCACTTTTTGGCGGCACTGGCTACAAAATTCCAGATGTGCGCTTAACATAATACAGGATGCCGGGTCCAGTTCACCTGCGGCATAACGAGACAGGGTGTCATCTGTCGGATGGTATTGAATCTTAGTCATCCAGAGCCTCCTTCATTTTGTTGAGTGCCAGTCTGAGCCTGCTTTTAACTGTCCCTAACGGAACATCGAGTGCTTGTGCAACGGACTGATGAGATTCTCCCTGCAAACAAATCATTCTGACCACGACGGACTGGGAGCGCGGAAGTGTGTCAATAATCTGATTGAGCTCCTGACGAACAATGGCATGGAATTCTGCCGGTAACTGACCGGGTTCTGACTCCTCACTGAGAACAGGCCATAAATCATCTCCCTGAATCCAGTCATTGTGATGTTTGAGTTTTCGCAGCGTATCGAATTTAACATTCCGGGCAACAGAATAAATCCAGGTGGTCGCTGCTCCTTTTGATTCATCATAAAGGTGCGCTTTCATCCAGATTTTAAGCATGGTTTCCTGAACAATTTCGCAGGCAAGTGCGTCGTCCTGAAGTTGCTGGCGCATGTAATTCAGTAACATAGGTGCAATCATAGTGAATAACTGCTCAAAACTTTGTTTACAGCGTGACTCTGCGATGTTGGACAGTAAGGATGCCACGTGATGACGTGACAAAGATTGTTCGACCATGGGTTCCTTTGTGTTCTCCTGATTTGAGAACCGACTCATTTTCATCGTGATTGACTTCAAGCATGGGATCGATACTCATCTAACGCAAGTCATGACGGAATCGATCACTATACCAGAAAATTTTTTTCAGATAACGCAGACAAGCTTGTGAAGTGGGTTGCCTGAGAAGACGTTGTTTGGTTGATACCGGGAGTGGCAGCAGTTCCAGCCAGTACCAGCACAACTGATTTGGGTCGGTCATATTGGCTGGAACATCATTCAGCCAGAGCGGGATGTTGTGATGGTCTTTCAGCCATTGCTGAAATCTGATGACCAGGAGCTCATCCGGGGACAGTCGCTGTTCTGTTGGCCATAGTGATCGGGTTTGAGCCGTTAGCCAGCCATATCCGGCAGCTTGTTTGACATCAATAATATTCCCCCAGCTGCGGGTACAGATTTCTGCATCTATGTATTCGGCAGAGAGCCAGTCAACAGAGAGTACTCTGGCCTGTATCACAATATCACCCGGTGACATTGCCGCCTGACCATCACTGTCTTGCATGACCAGCCAGAGCCCATTTTGTTTTGTGGCTTCCAGCAAAGTCTGGGAAAAAAGGAGTCCACTGCCCCAAATCCTGCGTTTGCCCGCAGGCATCAGATGATCCGTTGTCATCAGAAAAGGCAAATGTAGTGACTGAGATGCTGGAACAAGCACGATAAACTCCGGTTATTTTTTCTCTTATACGCATCAGTTTATCTTTTGGATGAAAAAGTTTTCTGTTGAGTTAATCTTTTATTGTTTTGGCGGCACGCTGAACATGTATTTTCTGATAAGTAAATCACAAGAAACAGGTCATTTTTTTCATGATTAACTATACTTCTATCAATACCTGAAGCGAGAGAGGTGACTTCAGATGGACTTTACAGACAAACTCCGCTTACGGGGACAGGCTGAAGAAGATCTGTATTTTGCAGAGTTAGACCGTCAGTTGATTGAAGCGATGCATGAACGCCAGAAGCAGGAAGAAAATAAGCGAAAGACTGATCAGTCAGACGATCCGAAAATGCCTTCTTCTCAGAATAAATAAACCAGCAATATACGCATTCTGATCAGAAAATTAGTGGAATTGGTATTCAGCACAAAAAGGCGAACCATCCGGTCCGCCTTTTATATATGATAGTGATTTTGAATCAGTGATCAACAATTATTCTGCGTCATACACGTCCACCGGAGGACAGCTACAGACCAGATGACGGTCACCGTAGACATTATCGACCCGGTTGACTGTCGGCCAGTATTTTGCCTGTTTGCTCTGGCGGCTTGGGTAACAGGCAATCTCACGTGAATATGGATGTGCCCATTCAGCAGCCATTAAATCGGCCTGTGTATGTGGTGCATTGACCAGTGGGTTGTCATCTTGTGGCCAAACGCCGGAATGCACATGATTAATTTCTTCACGGATTGCAATCATGGCATCACAGAAACGATCCAGTTCAGCCAGATCTTCTGATTCTGTTGGTTCAACCATTAATGTACCAGCAACAGGGAATGACATCGTTGGCGCATGGAAGCCGTAATCCATCAGGCGTTTTGCAATATCTTCTTCGCTGACGCCGGTTTCTTCTTTGATCGGGCGAATGTCGATAATACATTCGTGGGCGACGTGGCCATTTTCACCCCGGTACAACACAGGGTAATGCGGACGTAATCGTTCCATCACGTAGTTGGCATTCAAAATTGCAATCCGGGTTGCCTCTGTCAGGCCTTCTGCACCCATCATCGCGATATAAGCCCATGAAATTGGCAGAATCGATGCACTTCCCATATCTGCGGCTGAAACGGCATAGTCTTCGCCATCGGCTCCGCCTTCAATGTGTCCCGGCAGGAATGGTGCGAGATGAGATTTAACACCAATTGGTCCCATACCCGGACCGCCGCCACCGTGTGGAATACAGAATGTTTTATGCAGGTTCAGGTGAGAAACATCAGAGCCGATAAAGCCCGGACTGGTCAGACCGACCTGTGCATTCATGTTGGCGCCATCCAGATAAACCTGTCCACCCGCGGCATGCACGATGTCACATACCTGACGAACATGAGACTCAAATACACCATGTGTGGATGGGTAAGTGATCATGATGCAGGATAATTCGTTGTGGTGTTTCTCTACCTTCGCGTTGAGATCGTCCAGATCGATATTTCCCTGATCATCACAAGCGACAACTACCACTTTCATTGAAGCCATTGATGCTGAGGCCGGGTTCGTGCCATGTGCTGAACCTGGAATCAGGCAGACATTACGATGACCTTCATCACGGCTTTGATGGTAGCGCTGAATTGCCAGCAGGCCGGCATATTCACCCGATGCCCCAGAGTTTGGCTGAAGCGAGAATGCATCGTAACCGGTAACTGCGCACAGCATTTGTTTCAGATCTTCAGCCAGTGCTGCATAACCTGCTGTTTGTGATTTCGGAGCGAATGGGTGAACAGCACCGAACTCTGCCCAGCTGACCGGAATCATTTCAGAAGCCGCATTGAGCTTCATTGTACAGCTACCCAGCGGAATCATGCCGTGAGTCAGTGAGAAATCTTTATTTTCCAGCTTTTTCAGATAACGCATCATTTGCGTTTCACTGTGATAGCTGTTGAATACGGGGTGAGTCAGATAATCACTGTTTCTGCGGCAGCTTGCCGGAATCGCAGCAAATTCATCCGCTGCAATTTCTTCAGACAGTGCATCAGGTGTTGTTTTGATCTCAAACACTTGAAACAATGCCTGCAACTGAGCGGGGGTTGTGGTTTCATCACAACTCATGCCTAAGCGATCAGCAAAATACCGCAGGTTAAATCCGGCATCCTGTGCTTTTTGATACAGTGCATCAGTCTTGTCACCGGTCACGATAGTGATGGTGTCAAAGAACTGTGTATGCTGAAGCTTGTAACCGCTTTGCTGCAACCCTTTTGCCAGAACCGCCGTCATGTGGTGTGTTCTGCGTGCAATCTGCCTCAGCCCTTCCGGACCATGATAAACCGCATAAAATCCGGCCATATTTGCCAGTAAAGCCTGCGCTGTACAGATATTCGAAGTGGCTTTTTCACGGCGGATGTGTTGCTCTCTTGTTTGCATTGCCATCCGGAGTGCCGGGTTGCCTTTTGCATCAACAGAAACACCAATGACACGTCCGGGCATCGTCCGTTTGAATTTTTCTTTGGTTGCCATAAACGCAGCATGCGGACCGCCATAACCCATCGGAACACCAAAACGTTGTGCAGAACCAATCACGACATCTGCACCCATTTCACCCACCGGCTTCAGCAGAACACTTGCAAGCAGATCTGTTGCAACCGTGACCATCGTTTTATTTTTGTGTGCGGCTTCAATGAGGCCTGTCAGATCCTGAACTTCCCCTGTTGTTCCGGGATACTGAATCAATGCGCCAAACACATCTTGTTCAGGTAGTGATGCCAGTGGTGCAACCACAATTTCAAAACCAAGAAACTCTGCACGGGTTTTGACAACTTCTGTGGTTTGAGGATGAACATCATCCGCCACAAAAAATGTTTTACCCTTATGCTTTCCGGCCCGCTGACATAATGTCATTGCTTCAGCAGCAGCCGTAGCTTCATCAAGCAGTGAGGCATTGGCAATTTCCATACTGGTCAGATCAGTAATCATCTGCTGATAATTCAGTAATGCTTCAAGGCGTCCCTGAGAAATCTCGGGCTGATAAGGCGTATAAGCTGTATACCAGCCGGGATTTTCAAACACATTACGCAAGATAACACTGGGTGTGTGTGTATTGTAATATCCCTGACCAATCAGACTGTGCATCAGCTGATTTTTTTCAGCCATTGCTTTCAGTTGTTGAAGCATGTCCGCCTCACTCAGCGCAGGGGGGAGAGGTAGAGCATGAGTGAGACGGATCAATTCTGGTATCGTTTCCTGAATGAGCTGGTCGGTGCTTTCAATACCGATTGTTGCCAGCATCTTTTGTTGATCACCGCGGGCTGGTCCGTTATGCCGGGTAACAAATTCGTGCTGGTTGTTCAGGTTTTGCATCAGGTTTTGTGAATGGTGCCGTGGTTGCGTCATGATTGCATTTTCTCTCAGAAATTGGTGGTCGCAGATAAACTAAAATGCACAGCCTGCCGTGGCATGACGGGCTGTGCAGTCAGAGACTTATTCGTCTTCCAATGCATTCTCGTAAGCTTCTGCTGTTTTCAGCTTTTCCAGTTCTGCCGGGTCTGATAGTTTGATTTTGACAATCCAGCCGCCTTCATATGGTTCTTCATTGACTAATTCCGGGCTGTCTTCCAGCTCTTCATTGACAGCAATGATGACTCCGGTTACTGGGGCATAAAGGTCAGAAGCCGCTTTTACTGATTCAACCAAAGAAAAATTCTCTCCGGCTTCAATTTCTGCGTCAATTTCTGGTAATTCTACATAAACCACATCCCCAAGCATTTCCTGAGCATGTTCCGAAATGCCGATTGTGGCGGTGCCATCACCGTGATCAAGAATCCATTCGTGTGTATCGGTAAATTTCAAATTTTTGTCCATCAACTTCTCTCCGGGAAAAATAGTATTCAAGCCTGTTTTTAGTACGCAGCTATGAAGAACATATCTGGCCTAACATACCGATAACATACCTGCTACTTTTACTGTAATCAATAAAAATTTCCAATAAGAAACATATTTTCATGATGTAAGTTGGTTTTACGATCTCACCGGGTTGACTTTTCTCTGTGGTGGGTTCGTGACACAATAATGATATAATTATGACTCAAAGGACGAATTTGGGGAAACAATGCGGGACAATACAATAGATGACTATCCTTCGCTGCTGCTTGCACAGGAGAGTCAGGATAAAAATATAGAACCTCTGGAGCTTGGACAACGCATTAAAGATTTGCGTTTGAAGCTGGGACTAACGCTTGAGGAAGCGAGCCAGAAAACAGGCCTGGCCCGTTCTACATTAAGTAAAATTGAGAATGAGCAAATCTCACCGACATTTCAGGCGATGCAAAAGCTTGCACATGGTTTGGATGTTGATATGCCTCAATTGTTTGAACCGCCAAAAAAAATCAGGGCGACCGGGCGTCGGGATGTAACCCGTTCAGGGCAGGGAAAGCCACATCCAACATCTACTTATGAACATGAATTGCTGGCAACACAATTATCCAGCAAAAAAATGATGCCATTCAAGACCCGGGTCAGAGCCCGTGATTTTAATGATTTCAGTGACTGGGTTCGCCATGACGGAGAAGAGTTTCTGCTCACTCTGGAAGGTGAAGTCATGCTGTATACCGAGTTTTATGAGCCGATTTTGCTCAAGGCAGGAGACAGTGTGTACTATGATGCGAACATGGGGCACATGCTGGTTTCTGTCAGTGAAGAAGATGCCCAGATTTTATGGGTCACGGCGAAATAAGCGTGACTTTATTTCTCTCATCGTGTTAAGTTCTCTCATTATGTTTATTATAGGAAACATAATTTCCTGTATTTTAGAATGATGACCATGAAAATGATGTGAATTGATGTAAGGGAGAATACGAATGACATCCACACCAACAAATCAGCCACTTTTGAAAACGCCATTGTATGATTTGCATCTGGCATCCGGCGGCAAGATGGTCCCGTTTGCCGGTTATGAGATGCCTGTTCAATATCCGATGGGGGTCAAAAAAGAGCACTTACATACCCGTGAAGCTGCCGGATTATTTGATGTGTCTCATATGGGGCAGCTCATACTGTCGGGGGCTGACGCTGCTGCGGCGCTGGAATCGCTGGTTCCTGTTGATATCATCGATCTGCCTGCCGGTAAACAGCGTTATGCACTGTTTACGAATGAGCAGGGCGGAATTATGGATGATTTAATGGTGGCCAACCTTGGCGACCAGCTGTTTGTTGTCGTGAATGCTGCATGTAAACAGCAGGATATTGCTCATTTGCAACACCACTTACCGGATTCAGTTCAGCTGGAAGTGCTTGATGAACGGGCTTTACTTGCGCTGCAGGGACCAAAAGCGGCAGTTGTACTTGCGCAGCTGGCGCCGGAAGTTGCCACAATGTGTTTTATGGATATCCAGCGTTTAGCAATCGACGGGATTGAATGTATTGTCAGCCGGAGTGGTTATACAGGTGAAGATGGTTTCGAAATTTCTGTGCCTGCGGAGCAGGCCGTGGCGCTTGCAGAAAAGCTGACTGCTTTCGGTGAGGTTGAGTGGATTGGTTTAGGTGCAAGAGACTCGTTACGTCTGGAGTGCGGCTTGTGTTTGTATGGTCATGATCTGGATGAGACAACAACGCCGGTTGAAGCAAGCTTGTTGTGGGCGATCAGTAAAGTTCGTCGTCGTGATGGCGAAAGAGCTGGCGGGTTCCCGGGGGCGGATATCATTCTCAGCCAGATTGAAACAAAGTCAGTCAGCAGAAAGCGGGTTGGTTTAGTTGGTTTGAGCAAAGCGCCTGTTCGTGAAGGGACTGAACTTTTTGATGCTGAAGGGCATTCAATTGGTGTCGTGACCAGCGGAACATCCGGACCAACTGCCGGTAAGCCTGTATCAATGGCTTATGTTCACACAGCGTTTGCTGCTCCTGAAACAGAAGTGTATGCCGACGTTCGGGGTAAAAAACTGCCGATGTTGGTGACAAAACTCCCATTTGTGCCTCAAAATTATTATCGTGGTGAGTGAGCCTTATTCATAAATAAAACATAGCAGCCTTCAAAAAAAAGAAATGCAATATTTTTTCTGAAACCCGATTTCAGTTAGAGTTTTATAATCAGGTCATTTGGTTTTGAATGAATCAGGTGACCTGAAATGATGCGCATCAGACAAAGATTTTATTTTTACCCGGATAAAATATAGCTGATGTAATTTATTTCTGATTATAAAGAATTGAATATGAAAAAAATTATTGCTCCTTTATTATTATTGAATGCTGTTTGCATTCCGTTCAGTCAGGCAGGTACCGATCGTTCAGTTTCCCCGAGAATTGTGAATGGTACGGAAACATCCGTACAAACGTTCTCAGATTTTGTCAGTTTGTTTTATGATCGAAGAGGTTATGGTGAGAATTCTGGTCCTCACAGTATTTGTGGCGGGACACTGATTGCACCACAGTATGTGTTAACTGCGGCTCACTGTATCTATTCAGGTTCAGAGCTGAACAAAGACTATATGCTGTACTTTTCTGTAGGCCAGTCTGATTCAGACGATGAAGACACCTTGTCATCTATCGAAACTGTTCGTGCATCCGCATATTATGCAAAAGATTTTACCAACTCTGTGCTTGAACTCTGGCCGAATGATCTGGCGATTATTAAGCTGGAATCTGCTCTGAATATTTCAGGGACGGCAACCCGGGTCAGCGATGACACGACTTACCGGAATTCAGAAAGCAAATTTATTACTATTGGCCATGGCAATACAAAACAAGGGCTGATGACCGACAAACTTTATGAAACCACTCTGGATTATGTCGATAACACGACCTGTATAAGTAGCTTTAATGAGTACTTTGGCGCTTATGGCTATTCAGGTGTTGGTGACAAGATTCAGGATGCTCAGCTCTGTTTTTCGGGAGTGGCCGGAAGTTCAGTCAGTGATAATGATGGCAGTACGTTAAGAAATGGTATCTGCTCCGGTGACTCAGGTGGTCCGGTTTACTGGGAAAGAAGCAGCGGTGATTATGTTCAGGTAGGTATCACCAGCTTTGGACCTACAGATTGTGGTGTCGGTTTTGGCAGCGCCAATATTACCGGTGTATTTACGGAAGTTGCCGATTATAGTGACTGGATCAATCGTGTGATTGAAGGGGATGAAACCCCTGTCTACACGGTCACAGATGCAAAGCGTCAATGCTATTACGAAAGTGAAGGGACTTCAGATGAATGTGCCCAGGATGACAGCGCCTCTGATGATGACACTTCATCTGCCGACAGCAATAGCAGCAGTGCCGGGGCAACCGCTGTCAGCACAACGTCCAAGAGTTCTGGTGGTGGATCATCCGGGACTGTATTTGTTATTGGTCTCGCCTGTTTATGGCTATCAAGACGCCGGTAATTCTACCCGGTTAGCTTCTTGTCTGTGTTCAAGGGAGAGCTCGTATGAGGTCTCCTTTTCTGTGACTG
It encodes the following:
- the gcvT gene encoding glycine cleavage system aminomethyltransferase GcvT, which gives rise to MTSTPTNQPLLKTPLYDLHLASGGKMVPFAGYEMPVQYPMGVKKEHLHTREAAGLFDVSHMGQLILSGADAAAALESLVPVDIIDLPAGKQRYALFTNEQGGIMDDLMVANLGDQLFVVVNAACKQQDIAHLQHHLPDSVQLEVLDERALLALQGPKAAVVLAQLAPEVATMCFMDIQRLAIDGIECIVSRSGYTGEDGFEISVPAEQAVALAEKLTAFGEVEWIGLGARDSLRLECGLCLYGHDLDETTTPVEASLLWAISKVRRRDGERAGGFPGADIILSQIETKSVSRKRVGLVGLSKAPVREGTELFDAEGHSIGVVTSGTSGPTAGKPVSMAYVHTAFAAPETEVYADVRGKKLPMLVTKLPFVPQNYYRGE
- a CDS encoding helix-turn-helix domain-containing protein; the encoded protein is MRDNTIDDYPSLLLAQESQDKNIEPLELGQRIKDLRLKLGLTLEEASQKTGLARSTLSKIENEQISPTFQAMQKLAHGLDVDMPQLFEPPKKIRATGRRDVTRSGQGKPHPTSTYEHELLATQLSSKKMMPFKTRVRARDFNDFSDWVRHDGEEFLLTLEGEVMLYTEFYEPILLKAGDSVYYDANMGHMLVSVSEEDAQILWVTAK
- the gcvP gene encoding aminomethyl-transferring glycine dehydrogenase; the protein is MTQPRHHSQNLMQNLNNQHEFVTRHNGPARGDQQKMLATIGIESTDQLIQETIPELIRLTHALPLPPALSEADMLQQLKAMAEKNQLMHSLIGQGYYNTHTPSVILRNVFENPGWYTAYTPYQPEISQGRLEALLNYQQMITDLTSMEIANASLLDEATAAAEAMTLCQRAGKHKGKTFFVADDVHPQTTEVVKTRAEFLGFEIVVAPLASLPEQDVFGALIQYPGTTGEVQDLTGLIEAAHKNKTMVTVATDLLASVLLKPVGEMGADVVIGSAQRFGVPMGYGGPHAAFMATKEKFKRTMPGRVIGVSVDAKGNPALRMAMQTREQHIRREKATSNICTAQALLANMAGFYAVYHGPEGLRQIARRTHHMTAVLAKGLQQSGYKLQHTQFFDTITIVTGDKTDALYQKAQDAGFNLRYFADRLGMSCDETTTPAQLQALFQVFEIKTTPDALSEEIAADEFAAIPASCRRNSDYLTHPVFNSYHSETQMMRYLKKLENKDFSLTHGMIPLGSCTMKLNAASEMIPVSWAEFGAVHPFAPKSQTAGYAALAEDLKQMLCAVTGYDAFSLQPNSGASGEYAGLLAIQRYHQSRDEGHRNVCLIPGSAHGTNPASASMASMKVVVVACDDQGNIDLDDLNAKVEKHHNELSCIMITYPSTHGVFESHVRQVCDIVHAAGGQVYLDGANMNAQVGLTSPGFIGSDVSHLNLHKTFCIPHGGGGPGMGPIGVKSHLAPFLPGHIEGGADGEDYAVSAADMGSASILPISWAYIAMMGAEGLTEATRIAILNANYVMERLRPHYPVLYRGENGHVAHECIIDIRPIKEETGVSEEDIAKRLMDYGFHAPTMSFPVAGTLMVEPTESEDLAELDRFCDAMIAIREEINHVHSGVWPQDDNPLVNAPHTQADLMAAEWAHPYSREIACYPSRQSKQAKYWPTVNRVDNVYGDRHLVCSCPPVDVYDAE
- the gcvH gene encoding glycine cleavage system protein GcvH — translated: MDKNLKFTDTHEWILDHGDGTATIGISEHAQEMLGDVVYVELPEIDAEIEAGENFSLVESVKAASDLYAPVTGVIIAVNEELEDSPELVNEEPYEGGWIVKIKLSDPAELEKLKTAEAYENALEDE